From one bacterium Scap17 genomic stretch:
- a CDS encoding glutaredoxin family protein, with protein MASIPLWLYTTAGCHLCARLEATLQALGADVTLTRVEIAFDAQLSERYATRIPVLASTSGAEYSLADGEEVLLEWLRAQGVEQRLEQGVEMTPPAEHDPATELQGLTLRNGRRFLR; from the coding sequence ATGGCCAGCATCCCGCTGTGGCTCTACACCACGGCGGGCTGTCATCTGTGTGCTCGGTTGGAAGCCACGCTGCAGGCGTTGGGGGCGGATGTCACGCTCACGCGGGTCGAGATTGCCTTCGATGCGCAGTTGAGCGAGCGTTACGCGACGCGAATTCCCGTGCTGGCAAGCACATCGGGGGCGGAGTATTCGCTGGCCGATGGCGAAGAGGTATTGCTGGAATGGTTGCGCGCGCAGGGCGTCGAGCAGCGCCTCGAGCAGGGCGTCGAAATGACGCCCCCAGCCGAGCACGACCCAGCCACTGAGCTGCAGGGCCTCACCCTGCGCAACGGGCGTCGCTTTCTGCGCTGA
- the rlmKL gene encoding bifunctional 23S rRNA (guanine(2069)-N(7))-methyltransferase RlmK/23S rRNA (guanine(2445)-N(2))-methyltransferase RlmL translates to MTDTTSATTPRAPSNSLSTWFATCPRGIETLLADELTALGAEVTGTTVAGVHFNGSQETAYRSILWSRLANRIIRLLTRVGGVDTGEQLRKASSGVDWAMELPDRASIAVDFHGTWKDVRHTFFGAQTVKDGIVEAMFEEGRNKPTVDGKNADLRIYAHLHNGYITLGIDLVGRSLHQRGYRPDLAHAPLKENLAAALLMRADWPARAARGESLVDPMCGSGTLLIEAALMAADIAPQSLNQDFACRHWGRHDERIWKGLWEEMEQRAIAGRRKVTARLFGRDHSPQAISAARSNAMRAGIPALIELEGASVAELTCPEGATTGLVMTNPPYGERLGELPALVPLYASLGERMKRHFGGWTLGMFTGNPDLGHRLGLRAHRQYAFRNGQLDCKLLMIDVAARERAVDEDSVAEDARSQPALSEGGQMFANRLKKNQKSLARWLKQSGTTCYRLYDADMPEYALAIDIYGRHVHVQEYTPPKSVDASQAQRRLMDALAAIPQVLGCSPNDIHIKQRTRQAGKAQYTRQDSSGQRIEVQEGDARLWVNLKDYLDTGLFLDHRPVRKLLGKEADGKRVLNLFCYTATATVHAVLGGASESVSVDMSNTYLDWGRENFKLNGISEKRHQLVRADCLKWLERSREEFDLIFLDPPTFSNSKKMEGTLDIQRDHARLIDLAMASLAPGGTLIFSNNHRRFVMDDSVSQHHVVEDLSRKLLDPDFKRRPDIHHVFRIRRASDVKG, encoded by the coding sequence ATGACTGATACGACCTCTGCGACTACACCCCGCGCGCCCAGCAACTCGCTCTCTACCTGGTTTGCGACCTGCCCGCGTGGCATCGAAACGCTGCTGGCCGATGAGCTGACGGCTCTGGGTGCCGAGGTGACTGGCACGACCGTCGCTGGCGTACACTTCAACGGTAGCCAGGAAACCGCCTACCGCAGCATCCTGTGGTCGCGACTGGCCAACCGCATCATTCGTCTGCTCACTCGCGTGGGTGGCGTCGACACCGGCGAGCAACTGCGCAAGGCGAGTTCGGGTGTCGATTGGGCGATGGAGTTGCCGGATCGTGCGTCCATCGCCGTCGATTTCCACGGAACATGGAAAGATGTTCGTCATACCTTCTTCGGCGCCCAGACCGTCAAGGACGGCATCGTCGAGGCGATGTTCGAGGAAGGCCGCAACAAGCCGACCGTCGATGGCAAGAATGCAGATCTGCGCATCTACGCGCACCTGCACAATGGCTACATCACCCTGGGCATCGACCTCGTGGGGCGCAGTCTGCACCAGCGTGGCTACCGCCCTGATCTCGCCCATGCGCCGCTGAAGGAGAACCTGGCGGCGGCCCTGCTGATGCGGGCCGACTGGCCGGCGCGTGCGGCGCGTGGCGAGAGCCTGGTCGACCCGATGTGCGGCTCCGGCACGTTGCTGATCGAAGCGGCCTTGATGGCGGCGGATATCGCGCCGCAGTCGCTGAACCAGGACTTCGCCTGCCGCCACTGGGGGCGCCATGACGAGCGCATCTGGAAAGGCCTGTGGGAAGAGATGGAGCAGCGTGCCATTGCCGGGCGCCGCAAGGTCACCGCACGTCTGTTCGGGCGTGACCACAGCCCGCAGGCGATTTCTGCCGCGCGCTCCAACGCCATGCGTGCCGGCATTCCGGCGCTGATCGAGCTGGAAGGCGCCTCCGTCGCCGAGCTGACCTGTCCCGAGGGCGCCACCACTGGCCTGGTGATGACCAACCCGCCCTACGGTGAGCGTCTGGGCGAGCTGCCGGCACTGGTGCCGCTCTACGCAAGCCTGGGTGAGCGCATGAAGCGTCACTTCGGCGGCTGGACGCTCGGCATGTTCACCGGCAATCCGGATCTCGGTCACCGTCTCGGTCTGCGGGCGCATCGTCAGTACGCCTTCCGCAACGGCCAGCTCGATTGCAAGCTGTTGATGATCGATGTGGCGGCGCGTGAGCGTGCGGTTGACGAAGACAGCGTGGCCGAAGATGCCCGCAGTCAGCCCGCGCTGAGCGAGGGCGGCCAGATGTTCGCCAATCGCCTCAAGAAGAACCAGAAGTCACTGGCGCGCTGGCTCAAGCAGAGCGGTACCACCTGTTATCGTCTCTACGATGCCGACATGCCGGAGTACGCGCTGGCCATCGATATCTATGGCCGTCACGTGCACGTGCAGGAATACACGCCGCCCAAGTCCGTGGATGCCAGTCAGGCGCAGCGTCGCCTGATGGATGCACTGGCGGCGATTCCGCAGGTGCTGGGCTGCTCGCCCAACGATATCCATATCAAGCAACGCACGCGTCAGGCGGGCAAGGCGCAGTACACGCGCCAGGACAGCTCTGGTCAGCGTATCGAGGTGCAGGAAGGCGATGCCAGGCTGTGGGTGAATCTCAAGGACTACCTGGATACCGGCCTGTTCCTGGATCACCGTCCGGTGCGCAAGCTGCTGGGCAAGGAAGCGGACGGCAAGCGGGTGCTCAACCTGTTCTGCTATACCGCGACGGCCACCGTGCATGCGGTGCTGGGCGGTGCCAGCGAGAGCGTCAGCGTCGACATGTCCAATACCTATCTGGACTGGGGGCGCGAGAACTTCAAGCTCAACGGCATCAGCGAGAAGCGCCATCAGCTGGTGCGTGCCGACTGCCTGAAGTGGCTGGAGCGCTCCCGCGAGGAGTTCGACCTGATCTTCCTCGACCCGCCGACCTTCTCCAATTCCAAGAAGATGGAAGGCACCCTGGATATTCAGCGTGATCACGCACGCCTGATCGACCTGGCGATGGCCAGTCTGGCACCGGGCGGCACGCTGATCTTCTCCAACAACCATCGTCGTTTCGTGATGGATGACAGCGTCAGCCAGCACCATGTGGTGGAAGACCTGTCGCGCAAGCTGCTGGACCCGGACTTCAAGCGTCGCCCGGATATCCACCACGTCTTCCGAATCCGTCGCGCCAGCGACGTGAAGGGCTGA
- a CDS encoding ribosome modulation factor gives MKRQKRDRFQRAYVHGYKAGVTGRSRDDCPSIDVNLREFWMSGWREGRGDQWSGMTGVSGIHKNPMVLS, from the coding sequence ATGAAGAGACAGAAACGTGATCGCTTTCAGCGTGCCTATGTTCACGGCTACAAGGCTGGTGTCACCGGCCGTTCCCGTGATGATTGTCCCAGTATCGATGTCAATCTACGTGAATTCTGGATGAGCGGCTGGCGTGAAGGCCGCGGGGACCAATGGTCGGGAATGACCGGCGTCTCCGGCATCCACAAGAACCCCATGGTGCTCAGCTGA
- a CDS encoding quinone-dependent dihydroorotate dehydrogenase, which yields MYSFARSLLFKLDPETAHGVTLSALDMAHRLGMARGLGGEAPRDPVSLMGLEFPNRVGLAAGLDKNADHLDALAALGFGFVEVGTVTPKGQDGNPKPRLFRLPEHQAIINRMGFNNAGVEHLVTKVKASQARAASGIVLGINIGKNLTTAVDDALSDYLVCLDAVHAHADYITANISSPNTPGLRDLQFGDHLSQLLAGLRQRCDQLDAERGRKVPLVIKIAPDMDSEETLFVARALADNGIDGVIATNTTIERTAVAGSPHAQEAGGLSGAPVRESSTRVIRGLREALPNMPIIGVGGITDGESAREKIAAGADLVQLYSGLIYRGPALVGECARALEKADTLIKV from the coding sequence ATGTACTCGTTTGCTCGCTCGCTTCTTTTCAAGCTCGACCCGGAAACAGCTCATGGTGTGACGCTGAGTGCGCTGGACATGGCACATCGCCTCGGCATGGCGCGCGGTCTGGGCGGTGAAGCGCCACGTGATCCGGTCTCGCTGATGGGGCTCGAATTCCCCAATCGCGTTGGCCTGGCGGCAGGTCTCGACAAGAATGCCGATCACCTTGATGCGCTTGCCGCTTTGGGCTTCGGATTCGTGGAGGTCGGCACGGTGACGCCGAAAGGGCAGGACGGCAATCCCAAGCCACGTCTGTTCCGGCTGCCGGAGCATCAGGCGATCATCAATCGCATGGGCTTCAACAATGCCGGGGTCGAGCATCTGGTCACGAAGGTCAAAGCCAGCCAGGCGCGTGCTGCCTCCGGTATCGTGCTGGGGATCAACATCGGCAAGAACCTGACTACGGCAGTGGATGATGCATTGAGCGACTATCTGGTCTGCCTCGATGCCGTGCATGCGCATGCCGACTACATCACCGCCAACATCTCGTCGCCCAATACCCCGGGGCTGCGCGATCTTCAGTTCGGTGATCATCTCAGCCAGCTGCTGGCCGGGCTTCGCCAGCGTTGCGATCAGCTCGATGCCGAGCGCGGCAGGAAGGTGCCGCTGGTGATCAAGATCGCGCCCGACATGGACAGCGAGGAAACCCTGTTCGTGGCGCGGGCGTTGGCGGACAACGGCATCGATGGCGTCATCGCCACCAACACCACCATCGAGCGCACGGCGGTCGCGGGTAGTCCGCATGCGCAGGAGGCGGGCGGACTTTCCGGCGCCCCGGTGCGTGAATCGTCGACGCGGGTGATTCGTGGCCTGCGTGAAGCGCTGCCGAACATGCCGATCATCGGTGTGGGCGGTATCACCGATGGCGAGAGTGCGCGTGAGAAGATTGCCGCGGGGGCGGATCTGGTGCAGCTGTATTCCGGGCTGATCTACCGTGGCCCGGCATTGGTCGGTGAGTGCGCGCGTGCACTGGAAAAGGCCGATACCCTGATCAAGGTGTGA